The following are encoded together in the Vigna unguiculata cultivar IT97K-499-35 chromosome 2, ASM411807v1, whole genome shotgun sequence genome:
- the LOC114174092 gene encoding gamma carbonic anhydrase 1, mitochondrial-like, producing the protein MGTLGRAFYAVGFWIRETGQAIDRLGSRLQGNYLFQEQLSRHRPLMNLFDKYPSVHKDAFVAPSASLLGDVHVGPASSIWYGCVLRGDVNGIVIGSGTNIQDNSLVHVAKSNLTGKVLPTVIGDNVTVGHSAVLQGCTVEDEAFIGMGATLLDGVYVEKHAMVAAGALVRQNTRIPYGEVWGGNPAKFLRKLTEDEMTFFSQSALNYSNLAQAHAAENAKELEETEFVKVLHKKFAPHGEEYDSILGGGQETPAELNLKDNVLLDKAPKA; encoded by the exons ATGGGAACCTTGGGCAGAGCTTTCTACGCCGTCGGATTTTGGATCCGAGAGACCGGCCAAGCCATCGATCGCCTTGGCTCACGCCTCCAAGGCAACTACCTCTTCCAAGAACAGC TGTCTAGGCATCGACCTCTGATGAATCTCTTCGACAAATATCCTTCCGTTCACAAGGATGCGTTTGTGGCCCCCAGTGCCTCCCTCCTCGGCGATGTTCACGTTGGCCCAGCTTCCTCCATTTGGTATGGATGTGTTCTCAGAG GTGATGTTAACGGCATAGTTATTGGATCTGGAACTAATATACAAGACAATTCTCTTGTTCATGTTGCCAAGTCTAATTTAACTGGAAAAGTCTTACCAACAGTCATTGGAGATAATGTTACTGTAG GTCATAGTGCTGTGTTACAAGGATGTACTGTTGAGGATGAGGCATTTATTGGCATGGGTGCAACCTTGCTTGATGGTGTGTATGTTGAGAAACATGCCATGGTTGCTGCTGGAGCCCTTGTAAGGCAGAATACGAGGATTCCTTATGGAGAG GTTTGGGGAGGTAATCCAGCAAAGTTCCTGAGAAAGCTCACAGAAGATGAAATGACCTTCTTCTCACAATCTGCCTTGAATTATTCCAATTTGGCTCAGGCTCATGCTGCTGAAAATGCAAAAGAACTTGAGGAGACCGAATTTGTAAAAGTTCTTCACAAGAAATTTGCTCCTCATGGGGAGGAATATGATTCCATACTAGGTGGTGGTCAAGAAACGCCCGCAGAGCTTAACCTTAAGGATAATGTTTTGCTAGACAAAGCTCCCAAGGcttaa